A stretch of DNA from Pseudomonadota bacterium:
GAGCACATTCGCCCGCGGCGGCCTCTCTACGCTCAATAGGCTTCCTTGCCGCTGATCATGGCGATCGCCGTCAGCATCAGGATGCGGAGATCGAAGAGCAGCGACCAATGGGCAATGTATTCGAGGTCGAACTCGACGCGTCGCTGCGCCTTCTCGACGGTGTCGGCGGTGCCGCGGTAGCCCGCGACCTGCGCCCAGCCGGTGATCCCCGGCTTCATGCGATGGCGGGCGGCGTAGTTGGAGACCACCTGGCGATAGTCGGCGGTGGCAGCCAGCATGCCGACCGGATGCGGCCTCGGGCCCACGACCGACATGTCGCCCTTCAGCACGTTGAAGAGCTGCGGCAGCTCGTCCAGGCTCCAGCGGCGCAGAGTCCGGCCCAAGGGTGTGACCCTGGGATCGCCTGGTTCGGTGCGCTTGACGCCGCTCGGATCGGAGCGCTCGACGTACATGGTGCGAAACTTGTAGACGGTGATGATGGTGTCGTTGAAGCCGTTGCGCGGCTGCCGGAAGAGGATCGGACCCGAGGATTCCATCCGGATCAGCAGGGCCACGATCAGCATGATCGGCGACAGCACGAAAGTAATCGCGCAAGTGAGAACCAGATCCTCGATCCGCTTCATCAGCACCTGCCGGTCGGTGAGCGGCCGCCGGCCGATCTGCATGAGCGGCACGCCATAGGCGCCGACCGCGCTGGTGAAGTGCCGGTGCAGCATCCTGGTGGCGAAGGCGACATTGATGTCGACCGGCAAGACGCTGAGCTTCTCGCTCAGCTTGATGATGCGCTCCTCGCTCGACCACGGCAGCGCCAGCACGATGGAGTCGACGCGGTGCTCGCGGGTGTATTCGATGAGCGCCTCGACATTGCCGATGAACGGCAGATCGGCGAGTGAGGGCCGTCGGTTGCCTCCGCGCTCGTCGAACACGCCGACGATCTCCGCATCGGCGCCGCCGTGCTGCCTGATGTCCTTGATGAGCTCGTCGGCCATCTCGGTCGCGCCGACGATGACGATGCGGTCCTGCCAGCGCCGCTGTCTGCGCCAGCGCGCCACCACGACCGCCACGCCGAGCCGGACGGCGATGATGAGGACAGTGGACAAGACCAGCCACAGCAAGGTCCAGCCGCGCGACCAGAACTCGGTGGTCTTGGTGATGAACCCGACCAGGAGCCAGCCGATCGCCATGACGCTGAGGGCGACGAGCGCCCGTTGCGTCATATAGATGACGTTCGACAGGCGGTCATAGCGATAGGCCTGCAGGGCCTGGGCGATGGCGAGATAGCCCAACGCCGAGATGGTCGCGGCGGCGAAGTAGAGGGCAGCTTGCTCCTCGGCATCGAGCACGCCCGCCACATAGACGTAGAAGGCGATGGCGGAGGCGGCGAGAACCGCAAGCCCATCGGCGAGCCGGACCGCATCGGCCAGGAGGCGGCGGGAAATTGGTTTCATGCCTGCAGCACCTCGGGCATCGGGAGCATGGACTCCGCCCGGGGCCGCCCGACGCCGGCGAGCGCCTGGTCGAGCAGCACGGCGGCGGCGGAGGGCTCGAGGCGGTCCATGCAGAGGGGCGAGGAATAGATGCAATAGTCGCTGCAGGGGCGGCACGGCATCGGTTCGACCGCGTAGACGGCGTGCGGCGGCGGCGGCGCGAACCGCTCGAGCGATCCCGGGCCGAAGAGGGCGACTACGCGGCAGCCGACCGCCGCCCCGATATGCATGGGACCGCTGTCGGTGCAGAACAGCACGTCGGCCAATGTCAGCACGCGCTTGAGCTCGCTGAGCGAGCCGTTCCAAGCGACCGTCGGCGTATCCCGGCCAAGCGCGATGCTGGGGCTCCCCTCGGATTCGATCAGCAAGATCGCACCGGGCCGCATCTTGAGGCCGCGCAAGGACGCGCCGATGCGCTCGCCGCTCCAGCGGCGCGTGGCCTGTGCCGCCCCGAAGGCGAGAGCCAAGATCGGTCCGCCCCGATAACCCGCTTCTCTCAGACGCCGGACCAGCTCATCGGGCGGCGGCCGCACCGCCAGAAGCGGCAGGCCCGGCACATTCGTGCCGAGCAGCGCTGCCGCGGCCCGGGCCGCGAGAGTCCCGCGATAGAGCCCGGGCTCGAGCTTCGCCGATCGCTCGAACGGGTGCCGGCTCCGATCGACGCCGATGTCGATCGAAACCCAGGCTCTGCCGCCTTCGGCCGCGTAGCCGGCGTATTCCGCCGTCGCCAGGAGGCGTGCCAGCGCTGTCTCCCTGGGATCGGGGCGGAGGCCGATCAGCAGGTCGTACTCGGTACGGCCAAGGCTGCGGACCGAGCGGGCGAAGTCTCGCCATTCCTCGGACCAGAGGCGGTACTTGCCCCGATGCTTGGTCCAGGGTGGGACGAGAGTCTGATAACCATCGAAAAGCCGCTCATCGCCGAACAGGGCCTCGAGCCAGGGCTTGCCGATGGCATCGATCCTGGCCTCGGGATAGGCCATGCGCAACGCGTGCAGAAAGGGTATCGCGAGGACCGCATCGCCGATCCCCCAGAAGAGGAAGACCCCGATGCGCCGGCGCGGCGAGGTGCCGGACTTTCGCGCCGTCGCGGCGGCGACGGCATCGAGCACCAGCCGCGCTCCCGCATCGCGCACATGCCGCTTCAGCGGGATCCGGGGGACAGTGGTCACCGGAACCCCTTGGCATGCGCGATGCGCCGGGCGCGTTCCATTCCGCTTTCCGCCAACGGCAGCGCGGCACCGGCCCGGGCCTGAAAGAGTTGCCCGCGGGCTTGGCTCCGCTGCGGCTCTTGGCCGTCGTCGTCCGGGCCGTTGAGCCGGCAGGCGATCGCTGCAACGATCCACAGGGTCGCGGCATGCATGGGACGCTCGAGGAAAAGCGTGAAGGTGGCGAAACCGATCATCGAGACCAGCGCCGATGCGGCTGCGAAGGCATCGCCGCCGAAACTCGGGCGATGGATCGCCCGCGTCGCCAGCGCAATGCTGCCGAGCCAGGCGCCGATGATCAGCACGAAACCGAACAGGCCGAGCCGCGCCAGGATGGTGAGGTAGGTGTTGTGCGGCAGCCCGACGTTGAAGCTGCCCTCCTCGACCTCGTTGATGAGGGCTGCCGGCACCAGCGGCTGGCCGAAGCCGACGCCGAAGAGCGGGTTGTCGCGCCAAAGCTCGAACACCGCATCCCAGCGCAGCAGGCGAAAATAGAAATTGTCGTCCTTGGCGAGCGACATGCCGCCCTCGACCGCGGCGAAGAATGACGAGATCGCGTGGGCGAGACCGGATTCCGGCAGGAGGATCGGGGTGGCGACCAGCAGCAGGCCGCCGCCGGCGGCGAGCGCCACGAAGGCAAGGCGCTGGGTCGTCCGCATGCCCAAGAGGCTGAAGAGCGAGCTCAAGGCCATGCCCAGCACCGCCGAGCGGGTCTGAGTGAGCGCCAGGCCGAAGAAGGCGACCGCCGCCGCGCCGAGATGCAGCAGCCGGCGCTCGGTGTTGGAGGCGGCATAGGCCAAGAGCGCCATCAGCGAGAAGCCGATGATGCCGCCGACATCGCCGCTGCCGAAGGAGAGCGCCAGCAGCTTGCTGTCGGTCACGACACGGGTGGCGGTGTCGAACAGCACCTGGGCGCCGCTCTGGGTGTCGATGATGAGCGCCACCGCCAGCACCACCCCGCTATAGGTGAACCAGCGCATGGCCGCGGCGGCCTTTGCCCGGCTGTCGAGGACGAAGTAGGTGAGCGCGAAGACGATGCCGTAGGAGAAGATCGCCAGATCCCGGACGGCGAGGATTCCCCAATCGCCGAAAGCGATCAGCGTATAGAGGATCGAGGTGAGGAAGAGGAGCCAGAGCAAGAGGCCCGGCATTCGGGCAAGGCCGCCGGTCACCAGCCAGACGACCAAGGATCCCGTGCGGGTGATGGCAACCGTGAGCACCAGGGCAATCAGGAACAACTCGGTCAGGAACAACGGCACCGGGCCGATCATGATGCCGATCTTGGCGGCGCTCAGATGCCCGATCCGGGTGATCGCCAGATAGCCGACGATCAGCATGCCGCCGACGCCGAGCTCGCTCGTCGAGGCCGCCTCGCCCATGGGATAGGCGTGGGTCGCGGGCGACCGCGTGCGTGCGCCGATGGACTGGGCGGCAGTCACCGCCAGAATCCCGACCTGCTCGGCAGGCTCGGCATCGTCACCGGCCCGACATTTGCCGGATCATCCAGCTTCGGGGCGCGGCAGGTAGGTTTCACGATGGTGCTTGGAGACATTGGCGGCGTAGTCGTAGCGACGGAGATGGCGAAGGTCGACCTGGGTCAGACCGACGACCGGGTTCATGTGGCCGGATTGGATGATGGTCTTCAGCGCATCGAGCGCCATTTCGCGCGGCGTCTTCGCCCAGCGGATCAGGAACAACACCTTGTCGACTTCCTGCTGCAGGATGAGCGTGTCGGGAAACCGCTTCACCGGCGGCGTATCGAGGATGACCATGTCGTACTGGGTGGAGAGCGCGTGCAGCAGATTCCGCATGCGCTCCGAGCTAAGGAGGATGGGTGCGTCCACCAGCGTCTTGGTATCGCCGCAGTCGATGTGATCCAGCCCGGTCGCCCGGTCGGTGCCGAAGATCTCTCCGGCATCGGCGGCTCCGAGGAGATATTCCGCGAGG
This window harbors:
- a CDS encoding glycosyltransferase family 9 protein, with product MTTVPRIPLKRHVRDAGARLVLDAVAAATARKSGTSPRRRIGVFLFWGIGDAVLAIPFLHALRMAYPEARIDAIGKPWLEALFGDERLFDGYQTLVPPWTKHRGKYRLWSEEWRDFARSVRSLGRTEYDLLIGLRPDPRETALARLLATAEYAGYAAEGGRAWVSIDIGVDRSRHPFERSAKLEPGLYRGTLAARAAAALLGTNVPGLPLLAVRPPPDELVRRLREAGYRGGPILALAFGAAQATRRWSGERIGASLRGLKMRPGAILLIESEGSPSIALGRDTPTVAWNGSLSELKRVLTLADVLFCTDSGPMHIGAAVGCRVVALFGPGSLERFAPPPPHAVYAVEPMPCRPCSDYCIYSSPLCMDRLEPSAAAVLLDQALAGVGRPRAESMLPMPEVLQA
- a CDS encoding undecaprenyl-phosphate glucose phosphotransferase gives rise to the protein MKPISRRLLADAVRLADGLAVLAASAIAFYVYVAGVLDAEEQAALYFAAATISALGYLAIAQALQAYRYDRLSNVIYMTQRALVALSVMAIGWLLVGFITKTTEFWSRGWTLLWLVLSTVLIIAVRLGVAVVVARWRRQRRWQDRIVIVGATEMADELIKDIRQHGGADAEIVGVFDERGGNRRPSLADLPFIGNVEALIEYTREHRVDSIVLALPWSSEERIIKLSEKLSVLPVDINVAFATRMLHRHFTSAVGAYGVPLMQIGRRPLTDRQVLMKRIEDLVLTCAITFVLSPIMLIVALLIRMESSGPILFRQPRNGFNDTIITVYKFRTMYVERSDPSGVKRTEPGDPRVTPLGRTLRRWSLDELPQLFNVLKGDMSVVGPRPHPVGMLAATADYRQVVSNYAARHRMKPGITGWAQVAGYRGTADTVEKAQRRVEFDLEYIAHWSLLFDLRILMLTAIAMISGKEAY
- a CDS encoding O-antigen ligase family protein — encoded protein: MTAAQSIGARTRSPATHAYPMGEAASTSELGVGGMLIVGYLAITRIGHLSAAKIGIMIGPVPLFLTELFLIALVLTVAITRTGSLVVWLVTGGLARMPGLLLWLLFLTSILYTLIAFGDWGILAVRDLAIFSYGIVFALTYFVLDSRAKAAAAMRWFTYSGVVLAVALIIDTQSGAQVLFDTATRVVTDSKLLALSFGSGDVGGIIGFSLMALLAYAASNTERRLLHLGAAAVAFFGLALTQTRSAVLGMALSSLFSLLGMRTTQRLAFVALAAGGGLLLVATPILLPESGLAHAISSFFAAVEGGMSLAKDDNFYFRLLRWDAVFELWRDNPLFGVGFGQPLVPAALINEVEEGSFNVGLPHNTYLTILARLGLFGFVLIIGAWLGSIALATRAIHRPSFGGDAFAAASALVSMIGFATFTLFLERPMHAATLWIVAAIACRLNGPDDDGQEPQRSQARGQLFQARAGAALPLAESGMERARRIAHAKGFR